In a genomic window of Lycium ferocissimum isolate CSIRO_LF1 chromosome 9, AGI_CSIRO_Lferr_CH_V1, whole genome shotgun sequence:
- the LOC132031532 gene encoding uncharacterized protein LOC132031532 has protein sequence MCDKNVSLRLKDKFCRVVVRPTFLYGVECWPVKNAYVQKIKVAEMRMLRWMYGHTWRDMIRNEVIRDKVGVASVADKIREARLRWFGHVERRCEDALVRRWESGDSSQHVIIFLIGSPFYTIKMLKFRGVAYCEHAGKMMNSF, from the exons ATGTGCGATAAGAATGTGTCGCTTAGGCTTAAAGATAAGTTTTGtagagtggtggttagaccaacaTTTTTGTACGGGGTagagtgttggccagttaagAATGCTTACGTGCAGAAGATAAAGGTAGCAGAGATGAGGATGCTCAGATGGATGTATGGGCATACATGGAGAGATATGATAAGGAATGAAGTTATaagggacaaggtgggagtggcatcagTGGCGGATAAGATAAGGGAAGCGcgactgagatggtttggtcATGTGGAAAGGAGGTGTGAGGATGCGCTAGTAAGAAGGTGGGAGAG TGGGGATAGTAGTCAGCATGTTATTATCTTCCTTATTGGTTCTCCGTTCTATACAATCAAGATGTTGAAGTTCAGGGGTGTTGCCTACTGTGAACATGCTGGAAAAATGATGAACAGCTTCTGA